A window from Primulina huaijiensis isolate GDHJ02 chromosome 11, ASM1229523v2, whole genome shotgun sequence encodes these proteins:
- the LOC140987100 gene encoding gluconokinase-like isoform X1 yields MASDTGVAIVIMGVSGVGKSTIGEMLAKSLNGCFIDADDYHPQSNKDKMKNGIPLTDDDRIPWIETLRDALIARSVNGGTVILGCSALKESYREILRHADARYVRGSYMCSVKFVLLEVGAGILGARLEKRAAEGQHFMPAKLLESQLDLLQIDESEGILRVDASQDPQTTLKNIQTLIGS; encoded by the exons ATGGCATCTGATACAG GAGTAGCTATTGTGATCATGGGAGTCAGTGGTGTCGGAAAATC AACAATTGGTGAGATGCTGGCAAAATCTCTAAATGGCTGCTTTATTGACGCCGATGATTATCATCCTCAGTCCAACAAAG ATAAGATGAAAAATGGGATCCCTTTGACAGATGACGACCGAATCCCTTGGATCGAAACTCTTCGTGATGCCTTAATAGCACGTTCGGTAAATGGTGGAACTGTAATTCTTGGATGCTCTGCTTTAAAGGAGTCATACAGAGAAATTCTTAGACACGCAGATGCAAGATATGTACGAGGTTCTTACATGTGCAGCgtaaaatttgttttgttaGAAGTTGGGGCTGGGATTCTTGGTGCTCGACTCGAGAAAAGAGCAGCAGAGGGGCAGCACTTCATGCCTGCTAAACTCTTGGAATCTCAGTTGGATTTGCTTCAGATTGATGAATCCGAAGGAATCCTCAGAGTTGATGCTTCACAAGATCCCCAGACAACTCTAAAAAACATACAAACTTTAATCGGTTCATAA
- the LOC140987100 gene encoding gluconokinase-like isoform X2: MASDTGVAIVIMGVSGVGKSTIGEMLAKSLNGCFIDADDYHPQSNKDDDRIPWIETLRDALIARSVNGGTVILGCSALKESYREILRHADARYVRGSYMCSVKFVLLEVGAGILGARLEKRAAEGQHFMPAKLLESQLDLLQIDESEGILRVDASQDPQTTLKNIQTLIGS, from the exons ATGGCATCTGATACAG GAGTAGCTATTGTGATCATGGGAGTCAGTGGTGTCGGAAAATC AACAATTGGTGAGATGCTGGCAAAATCTCTAAATGGCTGCTTTATTGACGCCGATGATTATCATCCTCAGTCCAACAAAG ATGACGACCGAATCCCTTGGATCGAAACTCTTCGTGATGCCTTAATAGCACGTTCGGTAAATGGTGGAACTGTAATTCTTGGATGCTCTGCTTTAAAGGAGTCATACAGAGAAATTCTTAGACACGCAGATGCAAGATATGTACGAGGTTCTTACATGTGCAGCgtaaaatttgttttgttaGAAGTTGGGGCTGGGATTCTTGGTGCTCGACTCGAGAAAAGAGCAGCAGAGGGGCAGCACTTCATGCCTGCTAAACTCTTGGAATCTCAGTTGGATTTGCTTCAGATTGATGAATCCGAAGGAATCCTCAGAGTTGATGCTTCACAAGATCCCCAGACAACTCTAAAAAACATACAAACTTTAATCGGTTCATAA